From a region of the Hemitrygon akajei chromosome 16, sHemAka1.3, whole genome shotgun sequence genome:
- the LOC140740177 gene encoding volume-regulated anion channel subunit LRRC8D-like, with the protein MITLTELATLSESQSTHRLLKPWWDVLMDYFVVIMMMVSLLSATLLISNDKVACLPCNNVQSLNTTPRCYINNSHVVDSNTKKIQNVNKNDPNDLSSPGSLPSTTKKSKGGHKTNLDFQQYVYISQVCYQKALPWYSKYFPYVALVHSIIMMISGNFWFKFPKTSSKVEHFVAILGKCFESPWTTKAVSETANEDSENSQHRTKMFHSMTPERSENSDTCSSFTSCPEVTFEPPVTGSASMNILDKQDGEQAKALFEKVRKFRAHTEDGDLIYKFYVGQTVVKALKFMIILIYTFTFVNSITFEHICKPKIKNVTGYSVFFCTHSMAYMLQKLLITYIILIALYGLVCLYTLFWLFRGSLKEYSFEKVREESNFSDIPDVKNDFAFLLHMVDQYDQLYSKRFAIFLSEGCESKLLEMNLNHEWTYEKLRQHVSKNSQGKLELQLFMLSGIPKAVFDMSDLEVLKLELVPDVKLPAKISQMAALKELYLYHCPAKVDQIAFNFLRDHLHILHVKFTDICEIPLWVYSLKNLGELHLSGNLNSETNKAIGLESLKELRHLKILILKSNLSKIPSNVMELATHLSKLVIQNDGTKLLVFNNLKKLATLSELELQNCELERIPHAVFSLPNLQKLDLKFNNIQTIEEIVSFQYLKRLSCLRLWHNSIVSIPTTIGLIKNLEQLFLNNNKLESLPSALFTLRKLRQLDLSHNLLTTIPQDIQLLQNLQHFSITKNKVETLSVHLFQCLKLKTLQLGQNSINCIPPEIGQLTQLTHLELKGNHLEKIPPEIGHCALLKKTNLIVEDILFDRLPTEVKDNLTEQDFSSVV; encoded by the coding sequence ATGATCACTCTGACGGAGCTTGCTACTCTCTCGGAGAGTCAGTCCACTCATCGACTTCTCAAACCCTGGTGGGACGTTCTGATGGACTATTTTGTAGTGATTATGATGATGGTGTCCCTCTTGTCAGCCACCTTGCTCATTTCTAATGATAAAGTTGCATGTTTACCTTGTAACAATGTGCAAAGTCTGAACACCACACCAAGATGTTACATAAATAATTCTCACGTGGTGGATTCCAATACAAAGAAGATACAGAATGTGAACAAGAATGATCCCAATGATCTCAGTTCCCCAGGATCCTTACCATCAACAACTAAGAAATCAAAAGGAGGCCATAAAAcaaacttggatttccagcagtatGTTTACATCAGTCAAGTCTGCTACCAGAAGGCCTTGCCATGGTACTCCAAGTACTTTCCTTATGTAGCCCTTGTCCATTCCATTATTATGATGATCAGTGGCAATTTCTGGTTCAAATTCCCAAAAACCTCCTCCAAGGTGGAACATTTTGTCGCCATTCTGGGCAAGTGCTTTGAATCACCTTGGACCACCAAAGCAGTTTCTGAAACGGCCAATGAAGACTCTGAAAATAGCCAACATCGGACTAAAATGTTCCACTCAATGACACCGGAGCGCAGTGAGAACTCTGACACTTGTTCCTCATTCACTTCCTGCCCCGAAGTGACCTTTGAGCCTCCTGTCACTGGGTCGGCCTCAATGAATATCCTGGATAAGCAGGACGGTGAACAGGCTAAGGCTCTCTTTGAGAAGGTCCGCAAGTTCCGGGCCCACACTGAGGACGGAGACCTCATCTACAAATTCTATGTTGGTCAGACAGTTGTCAAGGCTTTAAAATTTATGATCATTCTAATCTACACATTTACCTTTGTCAACTCGATCACGTTTGAACACATCTGCAAGCCCAAGATCAAAAACGTCACAGGCTATTCTGTTTTCTTCTGCACTCACAGTATGGCCTACATGCTGCAGAAGCTCCTTATCACCTATATCATTTTGATCGCACTCTATGGATTGGTGTGTCTCTACACATTGTTCTGGCTGTTCCGAGGCTCTTTGAAAGAATATTCCTTTGAGAAGGTGCGTGAGGAGAGTAATTTCAGTGATATTCCTGATGTTAAGAACGATTTTGCTTTTTTGTTGCACATGGTAGACCAATATGACCAACTCTATTCCAAGAGGTTTGCCATTTTTCTGTCTGAAGGCTGTGAGAGCAAACTACTGGAGATGAACCTTAACCATGAGTGGACTTACGAGAAGCTGAGGCAGCATGTGTCCAAAAATAGCCAAGGGAAGCTCGAACTGCAACTCTTCATGTTGTCTGGAATTCCAAAAGCTGTCTTTGACATGAGTGATCTGGAGGTTCTGAAGCTGGAGCTGGTTCCTGATGTGAAACTGCCTGCTAAAATATCTCAGATGGCAGCTCTGAAGGAGCTCTATCTTTACCATTGCCCTGCAAAAGTTGATCAAATTGCCTTCAATTTCCTCAGAGATCACCTTCACATCTTGCACGTCAAATTCACTGATATTTGTGAGATCCCTTTGTGGGTATACTCACTCAAAAACCTGGGGGAACTGCACCTTTCTGGCAATCTGAATTCTGAAACCAACAAGGCCATTGGGCTGGAGTCCCTAAAGGAACTGAGGCACCTCAAAATACTTATCCTGAAGAGCAACCTCTCCAAAATCCCCTCCAATGTCATGGAACTTGCTACTCACTTATCTAAATTGGTTATTCAGAATGATGGCACAAAGTTACTGGTCTTTAATAATTTGAAGAAGTTAGCCACTCTGTCTGAGCTTGAGCTGCAGAATTGTGAGCTTGAGAGAATCCCACATGCAGTATTCAGCCTTCCTAACCTTCAGAAACTAGACCTGAAATTCAATAATATCCAAACCATTGAGGAGATTGTTAGTTTCCAGTACCTCAAAAGGCTTTCATGCCTCAGACTTTGGCACAACTCTATCGTCTCCATTCCTACAACCATTGGtctcatcaaaaaccttgagCAACTTTTCTTAAACAACAACAAACTGGAGTCTTTGCCCAGTGCTCTGTTCACCCTCAGAAAGTTAAGGCAGCTGGATCTCAGCCACAATCTGCTTACAACTATTCCCCAAGACATTCAGTTACTCCAGAACCTGCAGCATTTCTCCATCACCAAAAACAAGGTTGAGACGCTGTCTGTTCACCTCTTCCAGTGCCTAAAACTAAAGACTTTACAACTTGGTCAAAATTCGATCAACTGTATTCCCCCTGAAATTGGACAGTTGACACAACTCACTCACCTGGAGCTGAAAGGTAATCACTTGGAAAAAATTCCACCTGAGATCGGCCACTGTGCATTACTGAAAAAGACCAATCTTATTGTTGAGGATATATTGTTTGATCGCCTCCCCACTGAGGTCAAAGATAATCTTACAGAACAAGATTTTTCTTCTGTTGTTTAA